One genomic window of Candidatus Nitrospira inopinata includes the following:
- a CDS encoding sigma-54-dependent transcriptional regulator has translation MSQTHILVIEDDPAVRDLLHETLVEEGYVVAVAADGKEGLQAAKNMPVHVLVTDLQLPDIDGISLIDRLVRIDAKIIPIVVTGFGTIESAVRAMKAGAFDFITKPFDPETVAVVVRKAVEVYRLRQENHLLRKAVRDQYQLEQLVGASEPIRQVLDFVRKVADSDSTVMIQGESGTGKELVARMLHFNSLRRDRPLVPVNCGAIPENLLESELFGHEKGAFTGATHTRMGRFELANGGTIFLDEIGEMSLPLQVKLLRVLQERAFERVGGNRTIQVDVRIVAATNQDLEALVEERRFRQDLFYRLNVIPIVIPPLRDRRSDIPLLIDHFLARFNQTKHTHITGISHEALRLLSQYDWPGNIRELENLVERMAVLKKQGELSVSDLPEKISRKPQSLEPKEQFIRFTEDGINLMREVEQYENHLIIEALRKANGVTTRAAQLLQLNRTTLVEKLKRKGVDPREHMQQSLPM, from the coding sequence ATGAGTCAGACGCATATCCTGGTCATTGAGGATGATCCGGCCGTCAGGGATCTCCTGCACGAGACGCTGGTGGAAGAAGGATACGTGGTGGCGGTCGCCGCAGACGGGAAGGAAGGGCTTCAGGCGGCCAAGAACATGCCGGTTCACGTTCTCGTGACCGATTTGCAGCTTCCGGACATCGACGGCATCAGCCTCATCGATCGGCTGGTCAGGATTGACGCGAAGATCATCCCGATCGTCGTGACCGGATTTGGCACGATCGAGAGCGCCGTCCGCGCGATGAAAGCCGGCGCGTTCGATTTCATCACCAAGCCGTTCGATCCGGAGACCGTCGCCGTCGTCGTTCGCAAGGCGGTCGAGGTCTATCGCTTACGCCAAGAGAACCACCTGTTGCGGAAGGCGGTGCGGGATCAATATCAGTTGGAGCAATTGGTGGGCGCGAGCGAGCCGATCAGGCAGGTGCTCGATTTCGTGCGGAAGGTCGCCGACAGCGACAGCACGGTGATGATCCAAGGGGAAAGCGGCACCGGCAAGGAGCTGGTCGCCCGCATGTTGCATTTCAACAGTTTGCGCCGGGATCGTCCCCTGGTGCCGGTGAATTGCGGGGCCATTCCGGAGAATTTGTTGGAGTCGGAGCTGTTCGGGCATGAAAAGGGAGCGTTCACGGGGGCGACACACACCAGAATGGGCCGATTTGAATTGGCGAACGGAGGGACGATTTTCCTGGACGAGATCGGCGAAATGAGCCTGCCGCTTCAGGTGAAGTTGCTTCGCGTGTTGCAGGAACGGGCGTTCGAGCGGGTCGGGGGCAATCGAACGATCCAAGTGGACGTGCGCATCGTCGCCGCCACGAATCAGGATCTGGAGGCGTTGGTCGAAGAGCGGCGATTCCGTCAGGATCTGTTTTACCGGCTGAACGTGATTCCCATCGTCATCCCGCCGCTTCGAGACCGACGGAGCGACATTCCCCTGTTGATCGATCATTTCCTCGCGCGCTTCAACCAAACCAAACACACGCACATCACGGGGATTTCTCACGAGGCGCTGCGCCTGTTGTCGCAATACGATTGGCCGGGCAATATCCGGGAGCTTGAAAACTTGGTGGAGCGCATGGCCGTCTTGAAAAAACAGGGAGAACTCTCGGTGTCCGATCTTCCGGAGAAGATATCCCGGAAGCCGCAGAGTCTCGAGCCGAAGGAGCAGTTCATTCGATTCACGGAAGACGGCATCAATCTGATGCGCGAAGTGGAGCAGTATGAAAATCACCTCATCATCGAGGCCCTCCGCAAGGCCAACGGCGTGACCACCAGGGCGGCCCAGCTCCTTCAATTGAATCGCACCACCTTGGTCGAGAAACTCAAACGCAAGGGGGTCGATCCGCGCGAGCACATGCAACAAAGCCTTCCGATGTGA
- a CDS encoding tetratricopeptide repeat protein, protein MTRLPSAFQHLLVAAILAMVEDPASAAEPAFAGRPDFSAVEYLKATSAQESAEPPGPSLPDDGPRPEEGLRAQGILDLAWEEGRVAYQKGAWSEARRFFEKITREYPDSPLVPAALAFLAEVALREDASARDRAEAIQLYKQVLRDHPRSSNAGRAAWRIADLYLEQGWLQEAQSYYEQAMARPLDVPFDGHRALLGLGYTFMAMRKWSDAEHAFSTLRKRTDHESLSQYATMGLAHAVYRQQRPAEAQVFYDLCHRRWPALFRRDPLAIQRYAVTQALAHRDASARDLFLLLYNIYPRHEFAPTALLYVADGLAGKSNLPLATFFYSHVSLIYPHSAHSTVATMRRAALYVERRDRNDDDRLRLAVDAMMREVQDPEPTASAYVAMLREIADQEESGSIGVEALVHLGRYYEKTNDVNRALLLYKNAVLRADHVGVPWATQALERISTFLVPWIERAVKSGDDLTVVSLFHRYGVGTGQTVAPPLMIEIAEAHRRLGFATEAGRLYQQLTKVKDQAVLETALVGLGKSYLDQEDPPAARKVFERYRFQFQPGRYDSEVLHLLVTAMRRQGDLQSAAHLCRQWLQHHPKGGDRPYMVLQLAEVLGELKQLEESAAVYETALKGGGKPSFDVFLAYAETLSRLNRHEQAIAAYQAALDRHPGRREREWIHLQTARHWNELRQYDRATVALAEVGETDDPLINRFTASLKDTVRTARRLEMKEES, encoded by the coding sequence ATGACTCGTCTGCCGTCCGCCTTTCAGCACCTCCTGGTTGCGGCGATTCTGGCGATGGTTGAAGACCCGGCAAGTGCGGCGGAGCCGGCTTTCGCAGGTCGGCCGGATTTTTCAGCGGTGGAGTATCTGAAGGCGACTTCGGCACAGGAATCGGCCGAACCGCCGGGACCGTCTTTGCCCGATGACGGTCCTCGTCCGGAGGAAGGCCTTCGCGCGCAGGGGATTCTGGACCTGGCTTGGGAAGAAGGCCGCGTGGCGTATCAGAAAGGCGCATGGTCCGAGGCCAGGCGATTTTTCGAGAAAATCACACGCGAATATCCTGATAGTCCCCTCGTTCCCGCCGCCCTGGCGTTTTTGGCGGAGGTGGCGCTGCGCGAGGATGCTTCAGCCCGAGACCGGGCGGAGGCCATCCAACTCTACAAGCAGGTGCTGCGCGATCATCCCCGCTCTTCCAACGCCGGGCGGGCCGCCTGGCGCATTGCGGATCTGTACCTCGAACAGGGCTGGCTGCAGGAGGCGCAGTCGTATTACGAGCAGGCGATGGCGCGCCCCCTTGACGTTCCGTTCGACGGCCATCGGGCCCTGCTCGGCCTGGGCTACACGTTCATGGCCATGCGCAAATGGAGCGATGCGGAACACGCGTTTTCGACGTTGCGGAAGCGCACGGATCACGAGTCGTTGTCTCAATACGCCACGATGGGGCTTGCGCACGCCGTCTACAGGCAGCAGCGACCGGCGGAGGCTCAGGTGTTCTATGATCTGTGCCATCGCCGCTGGCCCGCCTTGTTTCGGCGCGATCCGCTGGCGATCCAACGATACGCCGTCACCCAAGCGTTGGCTCATCGCGACGCGTCCGCGCGCGATCTGTTTCTGCTGCTGTACAACATCTATCCTCGCCATGAGTTCGCTCCGACGGCGCTGCTGTACGTGGCGGACGGCTTGGCCGGCAAGTCCAACCTCCCGCTGGCGACGTTTTTCTATTCTCACGTGTCCTTGATTTATCCGCACAGCGCGCATAGCACCGTGGCGACCATGAGACGGGCGGCGCTCTACGTGGAGAGGAGAGATCGCAACGACGACGATCGGCTGAGGCTGGCCGTCGACGCCATGATGCGGGAGGTTCAAGATCCCGAACCGACCGCGTCGGCCTATGTGGCCATGCTGCGAGAGATCGCCGACCAGGAAGAGAGCGGCTCCATCGGTGTGGAAGCGTTGGTTCATCTGGGCAGATACTATGAGAAGACCAACGACGTCAACCGCGCGCTGCTGCTCTACAAGAATGCCGTGCTCCGAGCCGATCATGTCGGCGTGCCGTGGGCGACCCAAGCGTTGGAGCGGATTTCGACGTTTCTCGTTCCCTGGATCGAGCGGGCGGTCAAATCCGGGGATGATTTGACCGTGGTCAGTCTGTTCCATCGCTATGGAGTGGGAACGGGGCAAACGGTCGCCCCGCCGCTCATGATCGAGATCGCCGAGGCGCACAGGCGGCTCGGCTTCGCGACGGAGGCCGGCCGACTCTATCAGCAGCTTACGAAGGTCAAAGACCAGGCCGTGCTCGAAACGGCGCTGGTCGGTCTCGGCAAGAGCTATCTCGATCAGGAAGATCCCCCGGCGGCCAGAAAAGTCTTCGAACGGTATCGATTTCAATTCCAACCCGGCCGCTACGACTCGGAGGTGCTTCATCTGCTGGTGACCGCGATGAGACGCCAGGGTGATCTTCAGAGCGCGGCGCATCTGTGCCGTCAGTGGTTGCAACATCACCCCAAGGGCGGCGATCGCCCGTACATGGTTCTTCAACTCGCCGAAGTCTTGGGAGAGTTGAAGCAATTGGAAGAGTCGGCGGCGGTCTATGAAACGGCGTTGAAAGGCGGGGGCAAGCCGTCGTTCGACGTTTTCCTGGCCTACGCGGAGACACTTTCCAGGCTGAATCGACACGAGCAGGCCATCGCCGCCTATCAAGCGGCGCTCGACCGGCACCCCGGTCGTCGAGAACGGGAATGGATTCATCTGCAGACCGCCAGACATTGGAACGAGTTGCGGCAATACGACCGCGCCACCGTGGCGTTGGCCGAGGTGGGGGAGACGGACGATCCGCTCATCAACCGCTTCACCGCCTCGTTGAAGGATACCGTGCGGACGGCGCGCCGCCTGGAGATGAAGGAGGAGTCGTGA
- a CDS encoding two-component system sensor histidine kinase NtrB has product MTNAMHHSDERICLRAAFESFDQAARALQGSYAALAARVERMDLELARSNEALRRQLQENEAMRIHLDGVLESLSTGVLVVDETGVITRSNRPAARLLGATDVELRGRPAAAVLESMGLGLGDRPQRIGQAMVTVAESPLKIRSGDRAGSLILIQDVSRLYQLEEQVQRTDRLAAMGEMIGRIAHEIRNPLGSVELFASLLRNDLGDRPAARQYAEQISQAVHAMDRLLANLLAYMKPARPVKAWHAAEPLILDALSLAAHAIAQVRADVRLDLDPAIPAIWCHEEKMKQVLLNLIVNAAQAMPNGGILTIALKADESRGLGVQAVRLTVSDSGIGIDPAYRSRLFDPFFTTKTEGTGLGLAIVHSIVEAHQGRIDVDSTVGRGSSFSVVLPHPSSFAAGRSSDDDEEKRGEDGTVEEETGEPILAEGSSHD; this is encoded by the coding sequence ATGACGAACGCGATGCACCATTCCGACGAGCGGATCTGCCTGCGGGCGGCGTTCGAGAGCTTCGATCAAGCCGCGCGGGCGTTGCAGGGGTCGTACGCCGCGCTCGCCGCACGAGTGGAGCGGATGGATCTGGAGCTGGCGCGCAGCAACGAAGCCCTTCGCCGGCAGCTTCAAGAGAATGAAGCCATGCGGATCCATCTCGACGGCGTTCTGGAGTCGTTGTCGACGGGAGTGCTCGTGGTGGACGAAACCGGCGTCATCACCCGCAGCAATCGACCGGCCGCTCGCCTGCTCGGCGCCACGGACGTCGAGTTGCGCGGGCGGCCGGCGGCGGCCGTGTTGGAGTCCATGGGGCTCGGCCTGGGCGACCGCCCCCAGCGGATCGGACAGGCCATGGTGACCGTCGCCGAATCTCCCCTCAAGATACGATCCGGGGATCGAGCGGGAAGCCTGATTCTGATTCAGGACGTCTCGCGTCTCTACCAGCTCGAGGAGCAAGTGCAGCGCACGGACCGGTTGGCGGCCATGGGAGAAATGATCGGAAGAATCGCCCACGAGATCCGGAACCCACTGGGAAGCGTCGAACTGTTCGCCTCCCTGCTCCGCAACGATCTGGGCGACCGGCCGGCGGCGCGTCAGTACGCGGAGCAGATTTCGCAGGCGGTGCACGCGATGGATCGTCTGTTGGCCAATCTGTTGGCCTATATGAAACCGGCTCGCCCCGTGAAGGCCTGGCATGCAGCGGAGCCGCTGATCCTCGATGCCTTGAGCCTGGCGGCGCACGCGATCGCTCAAGTCCGGGCGGACGTGCGATTGGATCTGGATCCGGCGATTCCGGCGATCTGGTGCCATGAGGAGAAGATGAAACAGGTGCTGCTGAATCTCATCGTCAACGCGGCGCAAGCCATGCCGAACGGCGGAATCTTGACGATCGCCCTCAAGGCCGATGAGTCGCGCGGTCTCGGCGTTCAGGCGGTGCGCCTGACGGTCAGCGATTCCGGGATCGGCATCGATCCGGCGTATCGCTCTCGTCTCTTCGACCCCTTCTTCACCACCAAGACCGAGGGCACGGGACTCGGTCTGGCGATCGTGCATTCGATCGTCGAAGCGCACCAGGGGCGCATCGACGTGGACAGCACCGTGGGGCGCGGGTCCTCGTTTTCCGTCGTGCTGCCTCATCCGTCGTCGTTCGCCGCCGGTCGGTCGTCCGATGACGACGAGGAGAAAAGGGGCGAAGACGGCACGGTCGAAGAAGAAACCGGTGAACCGATCTTGGCGGAGGGCTCGTCGCATGATTGA
- a CDS encoding sigma-54-dependent transcriptional regulator has protein sequence MIECQTDEQGTEPSNVGEGVLVVDDDPSMRAALVESVRRLGFAVQGAIDGADAIERVARFRPWLVLTDLKMPRMTGLDLVKEMKRRAPQASIVLMTAYGSVETAVEAMKLGASDYLMKPFSMDLLARMIMNLKEGREIGATASAETPDSRAILTQDPGMIRLLSTVEHIASSQATVLINGESGTGKELLARFIHGRSPRAHRPFIAVNCAALPDGLLESELFGHERGAFTGAVIRKIGKFEMAHTGTLLLDEIGEMTLGLQAKLLRVLQEREVDRVGGREPVPVNIRVIATTNRSLHREVEQNRFREDLYYRLNVFPVTIPPLRERPGDIPMLARHFAARAAARNGTAQPTLPDGTLAYLQRLPWKGNVRELENVIERAALLAGDGPILPEHCMVEARGAPESASVPIQADRSSANGSLWEMERDLIFKTLARVNDNRTRAAKELGISIRTLRNKLREYRDGERSAQIPSS, from the coding sequence ATGATTGAGTGCCAAACGGACGAACAGGGAACGGAGCCATCGAACGTCGGCGAAGGCGTGTTGGTCGTGGATGACGATCCGTCCATGCGCGCCGCGCTCGTGGAGTCGGTGCGGCGACTGGGGTTTGCCGTGCAAGGAGCGATCGACGGCGCCGACGCCATCGAGCGGGTCGCGCGATTTCGTCCCTGGTTGGTCTTGACCGACCTCAAGATGCCCCGCATGACCGGCCTGGATTTGGTCAAAGAGATGAAACGACGCGCGCCGCAGGCGTCGATCGTGTTGATGACGGCCTACGGCAGCGTGGAAACCGCCGTCGAGGCCATGAAACTGGGCGCGAGCGACTATCTGATGAAGCCCTTCTCGATGGATCTTCTGGCGCGGATGATCATGAACCTCAAAGAGGGAAGGGAGATCGGAGCGACGGCGTCGGCGGAGACTCCGGACAGTCGGGCGATTCTGACGCAGGATCCCGGCATGATCCGACTGTTGAGCACGGTCGAACACATCGCCTCCAGCCAGGCCACGGTATTGATCAACGGGGAGAGCGGAACCGGCAAAGAGCTGTTGGCCCGCTTCATTCACGGCAGGAGCCCCCGCGCCCATCGGCCCTTCATCGCGGTGAATTGCGCGGCCTTGCCGGACGGGTTGCTGGAGAGCGAGCTGTTCGGGCACGAGCGGGGCGCGTTCACCGGGGCGGTGATCAGAAAAATCGGCAAGTTTGAAATGGCCCACACCGGCACGTTGTTGCTGGACGAAATCGGGGAAATGACGTTGGGGCTGCAAGCCAAACTTCTGCGGGTGCTTCAAGAACGAGAGGTCGATCGAGTCGGCGGACGTGAGCCGGTGCCGGTCAATATCCGCGTGATCGCCACGACGAACCGATCGCTCCATCGCGAAGTGGAGCAGAATCGGTTTCGGGAAGATTTGTACTACAGGTTGAACGTGTTTCCCGTCACCATCCCTCCGCTCAGGGAACGCCCCGGCGACATTCCGATGCTGGCGAGACATTTTGCGGCGCGGGCGGCGGCAAGAAATGGAACCGCCCAGCCGACGCTGCCCGACGGCACCTTGGCGTATTTGCAGCGCCTGCCTTGGAAGGGCAACGTGCGCGAATTGGAAAACGTCATCGAGCGGGCGGCCCTGCTGGCCGGTGACGGGCCCATCTTGCCGGAACATTGCATGGTCGAAGCTCGAGGCGCGCCCGAATCGGCGTCCGTTCCGATCCAGGCCGACCGATCGTCGGCCAACGGATCATTGTGGGAAATGGAGCGGGACTTGATTTTCAAGACGCTCGCCCGCGTGAACGACAATCGGACGCGCGCCGCGAAGGAACTGGGGATCAGCATTCGGACCCTGCGAAACAAGCTGCGCGAATATCGCGACGGGGAAAGGTCCGCGCAGATTCCGTCGTCCTAA
- the flgB gene encoding flagellar basal body rod protein FlgB, which yields MTIFDRTMQLLERTLDLRSERQRVIASNLANEETPGYRAAELSFLDQLRSAHRGRLPVVLTATHARHFGLSGGRGFGAVTGKLSEVPAGDLPLDDNSVNLELEMAKLSDNVMQYNAAATILAGKFHALLNAVREGR from the coding sequence ATGACCATCTTTGATCGAACCATGCAGTTGTTGGAACGGACGTTGGATCTTCGCAGCGAGCGGCAACGGGTGATCGCTTCCAATTTGGCCAATGAGGAAACACCGGGATACCGAGCCGCGGAGTTGAGTTTTCTCGATCAACTGCGATCGGCCCATCGGGGCCGTTTGCCGGTGGTCTTGACGGCCACCCATGCCCGCCACTTCGGTCTTTCGGGAGGGCGGGGGTTCGGAGCCGTAACCGGGAAACTCAGCGAAGTGCCGGCGGGGGATCTCCCGCTTGACGACAACTCGGTCAATTTGGAGTTGGAGATGGCGAAACTCTCGGACAACGTCATGCAGTACAACGCCGCCGCGACGATCCTGGCCGGGAAGTTTCATGCGTTGCTCAACGCCGTTCGAGAGGGACGCTGA
- the flgC gene encoding flagellar basal body rod protein FlgC, which yields MELMDSLAVSVSGMDAQRRRLNVIASNLANAQSTQMPGGGPYKRRDVVFRSIPMSGSFDRTFRRIAVGSGAHALDGVAVARVVEDRKPGHQVYDPHHPDADDKGFVRLPNVNVLEEMVNMIGASRAYEANVQAINATRAMWNKALEIGR from the coding sequence ATGGAATTGATGGACAGTCTGGCCGTCTCCGTTTCCGGTATGGACGCGCAGCGTCGTCGTCTCAACGTCATTGCCAGCAATCTGGCGAACGCCCAGTCCACGCAAATGCCGGGCGGGGGACCGTACAAGCGGAGGGACGTCGTGTTCCGATCGATTCCGATGAGCGGCTCGTTCGATCGAACGTTCCGACGGATCGCGGTCGGCTCGGGAGCCCATGCACTGGACGGCGTAGCGGTCGCCAGAGTGGTGGAGGACCGCAAACCGGGTCATCAGGTGTACGATCCCCATCACCCGGACGCCGACGACAAGGGGTTCGTTCGCCTTCCCAACGTGAACGTGCTGGAGGAAATGGTCAACATGATCGGCGCGTCGCGGGCCTACGAGGCGAACGTGCAGGCGATCAACGCGACGCGAGCCATGTGGAACAAGGCCTTGGAGATCGGGAGGTAG
- the fliE gene encoding flagellar hook-basal body complex protein FliE, whose product MKEVSGIGQSIASSVGASSVGQTTGAAESPGFMDSLKQAIGQVNDAQLQAGRAVDALMTGESQDIHRAMVALQQADVSFQLMMQIRNKLIAAYEEIQRMQV is encoded by the coding sequence ATGAAGGAAGTCTCGGGCATCGGGCAATCGATCGCGTCATCCGTCGGCGCGTCGTCGGTCGGCCAGACGACGGGGGCGGCCGAGTCGCCGGGGTTCATGGATTCGCTCAAACAGGCCATCGGCCAGGTCAACGATGCGCAGCTTCAAGCCGGCCGGGCCGTCGACGCGCTCATGACGGGAGAATCGCAGGACATTCATCGCGCGATGGTCGCGCTGCAGCAGGCCGACGTGTCGTTTCAGCTCATGATGCAGATCAGAAACAAACTGATCGCGGCCTACGAAGAAATCCAGCGGATGCAAGTGTGA
- the fliF gene encoding flagellar basal-body MS-ring/collar protein FliF — protein sequence MFSQFSINQRMVVLVALAGSVAVLIAVALWTQQPDMQVLFTNLTGEDAAAILDKLKEAKVPYETSGGGTTVLVPSAQVHELRLQLATQGLPHGGGVGYEIFDRTSIGMSEFVQKLNYRRALQGELARTIAQMPEVERARVHLAIPERRLFANEQDRARASVVLSLRNGYMLSKAQVQGVVHLVSSSVEGLQARDVTVVDGHGRLLSGSTADETIGLTSSQLEYQRTVEKDIETRIQTMLERIVGQNKAVVRVSSVIDFRKIETTEERFDPNGQVVRSEQRGQEKTSGTNGTVGGVPGVQSNVPPGVEQEPAQTSSSSSQTKNETVNYEISRVVSKIVEPVGIIRQLSVAVLVDGTYGAPQAGEGEAAGADQAGAARKYIPRSEEEMKRIEEIVKKAMGFSEERQDQVQVTNVQFDLGTDELQTGGADATADAWKWWLPYMRYGVGALLFFMILFFVVRPLLGMLGGGAGQSEEAKAPGPTLPAHAGGGEPKPAEIPDRTQIIDMARKNPDTTAVVVKQWLKSSSANG from the coding sequence ATGTTTTCCCAGTTTTCCATCAATCAGCGCATGGTCGTGCTCGTGGCCTTGGCCGGTTCCGTGGCGGTGCTCATCGCCGTGGCGCTGTGGACCCAGCAGCCCGACATGCAGGTGTTGTTCACGAACCTGACCGGCGAGGACGCGGCCGCGATCCTCGACAAGCTCAAGGAAGCCAAAGTGCCGTACGAAACGTCGGGCGGAGGGACGACCGTGCTGGTTCCCAGCGCGCAGGTCCACGAGCTCCGGCTCCAATTGGCGACGCAGGGGCTGCCGCACGGCGGAGGGGTCGGCTATGAGATCTTCGATCGCACGTCGATCGGCATGTCGGAATTCGTGCAAAAGCTCAATTATCGGCGGGCGCTGCAGGGCGAACTGGCCAGGACGATCGCCCAAATGCCGGAGGTCGAGCGGGCTCGCGTTCACCTGGCGATTCCGGAACGGCGTCTGTTCGCCAACGAGCAGGACAGGGCGCGCGCGTCCGTCGTGCTGTCCCTCCGCAACGGCTACATGTTGAGCAAGGCGCAGGTGCAGGGCGTCGTTCATCTCGTGTCCAGCAGCGTCGAGGGGTTGCAGGCCAGGGACGTGACCGTCGTCGACGGGCACGGACGTCTCTTGTCGGGTTCGACGGCGGACGAAACCATCGGATTGACGAGCTCGCAGCTTGAATACCAGCGCACCGTCGAAAAGGACATCGAAACCCGCATCCAAACGATGTTGGAGCGAATCGTCGGGCAGAACAAAGCCGTGGTGCGCGTGTCGAGCGTCATCGATTTCCGCAAAATCGAGACCACGGAGGAGCGATTCGATCCGAACGGGCAGGTGGTCAGAAGCGAGCAACGGGGCCAGGAGAAAACGAGCGGCACCAACGGAACGGTCGGCGGCGTGCCGGGAGTCCAGTCGAACGTTCCGCCGGGAGTCGAACAGGAGCCGGCGCAGACCAGTTCAAGCAGCAGCCAGACGAAGAACGAGACCGTCAACTATGAGATCAGCCGTGTGGTCTCGAAAATCGTGGAGCCCGTCGGGATCATCAGACAATTGTCGGTGGCCGTGCTGGTAGACGGAACCTACGGGGCGCCGCAGGCCGGAGAGGGAGAAGCGGCGGGAGCCGATCAAGCGGGGGCGGCGCGAAAGTACATCCCTCGCTCCGAAGAAGAAATGAAGCGGATCGAAGAGATCGTGAAGAAAGCGATGGGTTTTTCCGAAGAGCGCCAGGATCAGGTGCAGGTCACCAACGTGCAATTCGATTTGGGGACGGACGAACTGCAAACGGGAGGCGCCGACGCGACGGCGGATGCCTGGAAATGGTGGCTGCCCTACATGCGCTACGGCGTCGGGGCGCTGCTCTTTTTTATGATTCTCTTCTTCGTGGTCCGTCCCTTGCTCGGCATGCTCGGCGGAGGCGCCGGCCAATCGGAGGAGGCCAAGGCTCCGGGGCCGACCCTGCCGGCCCACGCCGGCGGAGGAGAACCGAAGCCGGCGGAAATCCCGGACCGCACCCAGATCATCGACATGGCCAGAAAAAACCCCGACACGACGGCCGTGGTCGTCAAACAGTGGCTCAAGAGTTCGTCGGCGAATGGATAG